A genomic stretch from Streptomyces venezuelae ATCC 10712 includes:
- the yajC gene encoding preprotein translocase subunit YajC: MSIVTLLPFIVLIGAMFLMTRSAKKKQQAAAQMRDEMQPGTGVRTIGGMYATVKEIGDETVLLEVAPGVHAVYAKNAIGAVLEDSEYNRIVHGDDEESDSETVVPDDASSLTEAPEAADAKTAEVEDAAPKADLTKKSDAAEAATEGQKDGKADGETDAK; this comes from the coding sequence GTGAGCATCGTGACCCTCCTCCCCTTCATCGTCCTCATCGGGGCCATGTTCCTGATGACCCGCTCCGCCAAGAAGAAGCAGCAGGCGGCGGCGCAGATGCGCGACGAGATGCAGCCCGGCACCGGCGTACGGACGATCGGGGGGATGTACGCCACCGTCAAGGAGATCGGCGACGAGACCGTCCTCCTCGAAGTGGCGCCCGGCGTGCACGCCGTCTACGCGAAGAACGCGATCGGCGCCGTACTCGAGGACTCCGAGTACAACCGCATCGTCCACGGTGACGACGAGGAGTCGGACTCCGAGACCGTCGTCCCGGACGACGCCTCCTCGCTCACCGAGGCCCCCGAGGCCGCGGACGCGAAGACCGCCGAGGTCGAGGACGCGGCGCCGAAGGCCGACCTGACGAAGAAGTCGGACGCGGCCGAGGCTGCCACCGAGGGCCAGAAGGACGGCAAGGCCGACGGCGAGACCGACGCGAAGTAG
- the secD gene encoding protein translocase subunit SecD has translation MAAPKKGRRPAGGQSRPGRALALILIAMVALTGGMFWSGHTTPRLGIDLAGGTSITLKAKADPGQESAVNETNMNTAVGIIERRVNGLGVSEAEVQTQGRENIIVNIPRGTNEKQAREQVGTTAQLYFRPVLGVTNGGAAPAPSASSSGSPSASPKPSSSASGSSVGEKKPTPTATGSAQGRALTEALKAPSPTPTGSSSASSKPKATGTPSATPTPDASTAALEQKFASLNCLDPKQRSAAGQGVLPTQPTVACGEDAPGQWSKYLLGPAEVDGKDVDDAKGVFDQQRGMWIVTMDFTSGGSKKFQSITSKLSSQADPQNRFAIVLDGEVVSAPSVRQTLSASAEISGNFNQQSAQDLGNILSYGALPLSFQTQSVDTVTAALGGEQLEAGLIAGAIGLGLVIIYLVAYYRGLSLIAILSLGVSALLTYVIMALLGPAIGFALNLPAVCGAIVAIGITADSFIVYFERIRDELREGRTLRPAVERAWPRARRTILVSDFVSFLAAAVLFIVTVGKVQGFAFTLGLTTLLDVVVVFLFTKPVMTLLARTKFFGNGHAWSGLDPKRLGAKPPLRRSRRATASGPVDPKEA, from the coding sequence GTGGCAGCACCGAAGAAGGGCCGAAGGCCGGCGGGGGGACAGAGTCGGCCGGGCCGCGCCCTGGCACTCATCCTGATCGCCATGGTCGCGCTCACCGGAGGCATGTTCTGGTCGGGGCACACCACCCCGCGCCTGGGCATCGACCTCGCCGGTGGTACGTCGATCACGCTCAAGGCCAAGGCCGATCCCGGCCAGGAGTCGGCGGTCAACGAGACCAACATGAACACCGCCGTGGGCATCATCGAGCGCCGTGTCAACGGTCTCGGTGTCTCCGAGGCCGAGGTCCAGACGCAGGGCCGCGAGAACATCATCGTCAACATCCCTCGCGGGACGAACGAGAAGCAGGCCCGTGAGCAGGTCGGCACCACCGCCCAGCTCTACTTCCGGCCCGTTCTCGGCGTGACGAACGGCGGAGCCGCCCCGGCGCCCAGCGCCAGCTCCTCCGGCTCCCCGTCGGCCTCGCCGAAGCCGTCCTCCTCCGCCTCCGGCTCGTCCGTGGGCGAGAAGAAGCCCACGCCGACGGCCACCGGCTCCGCCCAGGGCCGCGCGCTCACGGAGGCCCTCAAGGCCCCGAGCCCGACCCCGACCGGCAGCTCCTCCGCCTCGTCGAAGCCCAAGGCCACCGGGACCCCGTCGGCGACCCCGACGCCCGATGCCTCCACCGCGGCGCTGGAGCAGAAGTTCGCCTCCCTGAACTGCCTCGACCCCAAGCAGCGCAGCGCCGCCGGCCAGGGTGTCCTGCCCACCCAGCCCACCGTGGCCTGTGGCGAGGACGCGCCGGGCCAGTGGTCGAAGTACCTCCTCGGCCCGGCCGAGGTGGACGGCAAGGACGTCGACGACGCCAAGGGCGTCTTCGACCAGCAGCGCGGCATGTGGATCGTCACCATGGACTTCACGAGCGGCGGCTCGAAGAAGTTCCAGTCGATCACCAGCAAGCTGTCCTCGCAGGCCGACCCGCAGAACCGCTTCGCGATCGTCCTGGACGGCGAGGTCGTCTCGGCCCCGTCGGTGCGCCAGACGCTGAGCGCCAGTGCCGAGATCTCCGGCAACTTCAACCAGCAGTCGGCCCAGGACCTCGGCAACATCCTGTCGTACGGTGCCCTGCCGCTCTCCTTCCAGACCCAGAGCGTCGACACCGTCACCGCCGCGCTCGGCGGTGAGCAGCTGGAGGCCGGTCTGATCGCCGGCGCCATCGGCCTCGGTCTGGTCATCATCTACCTGGTCGCCTACTACCGCGGCCTGTCGCTGATCGCCATCCTGAGCCTCGGCGTCTCCGCGCTCCTCACCTACGTGATCATGGCCCTGCTCGGCCCGGCCATCGGCTTCGCGCTGAACCTGCCGGCCGTCTGCGGAGCGATCGTCGCCATCGGTATCACCGCGGACTCGTTCATCGTCTACTTCGAGCGCATTCGCGACGAACTCCGCGAGGGCCGCACGCTCCGCCCGGCCGTCGAGCGCGCCTGGCCGCGGGCCCGGCGCACCATCCTGGTCTCCGACTTCGTGTCGTTCCTGGCCGCGGCCGTGCTCTTCATCGTCACCGTCGGCAAGGTCCAGGGCTTCGCGTTCACGCTGGGCCTGACCACCCTGCTCGACGTCGTCGTGGTGTTCCTCTTCACCAAGCCGGTCATGACGCTCCTCGCGCGCACCAAGTTCTTCGGCAACGGCCACGCCTGGTCCGGCCTCGACCCGAAGCGCCTCGGAGCCAAGCCCCCGCTGCGCCGCTCCCGCCGTGCCACCGCCTCTGGCCCTGTCGACCCGAAGGAGGCGTGA
- a CDS encoding MBL fold metallo-hydrolase has protein sequence MLIAGFPAGAWGTNCYLVAPAAGEECVIIDPGHQAAQGVEETLKKHRLKPVAVVLTHGHIDHVASVVPVCGAHDVPAWIHPSDRYMMSDPEKALGRSIGMPLMGELTVGEPDDVRELTDGAELKLAGLDFSVAHAPGHTKGSVTFRMPETTEIPSVFFSGDLLFAGSVGRTDLPGGDMDEMLESLARVCLPLDNSTVVLSGHGPQTTIGQERATNPYLRDVAAGLGSTDAPRRGM, from the coding sequence GTGCTGATTGCCGGGTTCCCCGCCGGGGCCTGGGGGACCAACTGCTATCTGGTCGCCCCCGCCGCAGGCGAGGAGTGCGTGATCATCGACCCGGGCCACCAGGCCGCCCAGGGTGTCGAGGAGACGCTGAAGAAGCATCGGCTCAAGCCCGTCGCCGTCGTCCTCACCCATGGACACATCGACCACGTCGCCTCCGTCGTCCCGGTGTGCGGCGCCCATGACGTCCCCGCGTGGATCCACCCGTCGGACCGCTACATGATGAGCGACCCGGAGAAGGCCCTCGGCCGCTCCATCGGGATGCCCCTCATGGGCGAGCTGACCGTGGGAGAACCCGACGACGTGCGAGAGCTCACCGACGGCGCCGAGCTGAAGCTCGCCGGTCTGGACTTCTCCGTCGCCCATGCGCCCGGTCATACCAAGGGGTCGGTGACCTTCAGGATGCCGGAGACCACGGAGATCCCCTCCGTGTTCTTCTCCGGAGACCTGCTGTTCGCCGGCTCCGTCGGACGCACCGACCTGCCCGGCGGTGACATGGACGAGATGCTCGAATCGCTGGCCCGCGTGTGCCTGCCGCTCGACAACTCGACCGTGGTGCTGTCGGGACACGGTCCCCAGACGACCATCGGCCAGGAGCGCGCGACCAACCCCTATCTGCGGGACGTCGCGGCCGGCCTCGGGAGCACCGACGCTCCCCGACGAGGAATGTGA
- a CDS encoding peptidylprolyl isomerase, producing the protein MVTSDQRRRQLAREKYARQQQRREESRRKAKRRNTVIAAALAVVLAAGGAVYASVALTGDDSPKDNAAGSDGSASGPTPSQSQSSGAEPKMSVDAKATYAMALKTNEGDITITMDAAKTPRTVNSFHHLAGKKYFDGTKCHRLTTQGIFVLQCGDPKGDGTGGPGYTIPDENLDALGKADAQGSVTYPAGTVAMANTGQPGSGGSQFFLVYKDTKLPPSYTPFGKIDAAGLKVVQDVAAAGVTGGATDGAPKKAVTIEKATVAKK; encoded by the coding sequence GTGGTCACCAGCGATCAGCGGCGGCGGCAGCTTGCCAGGGAGAAGTACGCGCGGCAGCAGCAGCGGCGGGAGGAGTCCCGGCGCAAGGCCAAGCGCCGCAACACCGTCATCGCGGCGGCCCTCGCGGTGGTCCTCGCGGCGGGCGGCGCGGTGTACGCGTCCGTGGCGCTGACGGGCGACGACTCCCCCAAGGACAACGCGGCGGGTTCCGACGGTTCGGCGAGCGGCCCGACGCCCTCGCAGAGCCAGTCGTCGGGCGCCGAGCCGAAGATGTCGGTGGACGCCAAGGCCACGTACGCCATGGCGCTCAAGACCAACGAGGGCGACATCACGATCACCATGGACGCGGCGAAGACCCCGCGCACGGTGAACTCCTTCCACCACCTCGCGGGGAAGAAGTACTTCGACGGGACGAAGTGCCACCGGCTCACCACCCAGGGCATCTTCGTGCTCCAGTGCGGTGACCCGAAGGGCGACGGCACCGGCGGCCCGGGCTACACCATCCCGGACGAGAACCTCGACGCCCTCGGCAAGGCCGACGCGCAGGGTTCGGTGACGTACCCGGCGGGCACGGTGGCCATGGCCAACACCGGGCAGCCCGGCAGCGGCGGCTCGCAGTTCTTCCTCGTCTACAAGGACACCAAGCTGCCGCCGAGCTACACGCCGTTCGGGAAGATCGACGCGGCCGGCCTCAAGGTGGTCCAGGACGTGGCCGCCGCCGGTGTCACGGGCGGCGCCACGGACGGCGCCCCGAAGAAGGCCGTCACCATCGAGAAGGCGACCGTCGCGAAGAAGTGA
- the ruvB gene encoding Holliday junction branch migration DNA helicase RuvB, translating into MNWDDDSTDAAAGDEARIVGASAEGDDQAVEAALRPKDLSEFVGQEKVRQQLDLVLKAARQRGATADHVLLSGAPGLGKTTLSMIIAAEMNAPIRITSGPAIQHAGDLAAILSSLQEGEILFLDEIHRMSRPAEEMLYMAMEDFRVDVIVGKGPGATAIPLELPPFTLVGATTRAGLLPPPLRDRFGFTGHMEFYDPAELQRVIHRSAGLLDVEIDPAGAAEIAGRSRGTPRIANRLLRRVRDYAQVRADGVITREIAEAALSVYEVDGRGLDRLDRAVLEALLKLFGGGPVGLSTLAVAVGEERETVEEVAEPFLVREGLLARTPRGRVATPAAWAHLGLVPPQAAGPEGTGSGAGKGQQGLFGA; encoded by the coding sequence GTGAACTGGGACGACGACTCCACCGACGCGGCCGCCGGCGACGAGGCGCGCATCGTCGGCGCCTCCGCCGAAGGGGACGACCAGGCCGTCGAGGCGGCGCTGCGCCCCAAGGACCTCAGCGAGTTCGTCGGCCAGGAGAAGGTCCGCCAGCAGCTCGACCTGGTCCTCAAGGCCGCCCGGCAGCGCGGCGCCACCGCCGACCACGTCCTGCTCTCCGGCGCCCCCGGCCTCGGCAAGACGACCCTGTCGATGATCATCGCCGCCGAGATGAACGCACCGATCAGGATCACCTCCGGCCCCGCCATCCAGCACGCCGGAGACCTCGCCGCGATCCTCTCCTCCCTCCAGGAGGGCGAGATCCTCTTCCTCGACGAGATCCACCGGATGTCCCGGCCCGCCGAGGAGATGCTCTACATGGCGATGGAGGACTTCCGCGTCGACGTCATCGTCGGCAAGGGCCCCGGCGCCACCGCCATCCCCCTGGAACTGCCGCCGTTCACCCTGGTCGGCGCCACCACAAGGGCCGGACTCCTGCCGCCGCCGCTGCGCGACCGCTTCGGCTTCACCGGCCACATGGAGTTCTACGACCCGGCCGAGCTCCAGCGGGTGATCCACCGCTCCGCCGGCCTCCTCGACGTCGAGATCGACCCCGCCGGCGCCGCCGAGATCGCCGGCCGCTCCCGGGGCACCCCCCGCATCGCCAACCGGCTGCTGCGCCGCGTCCGCGACTACGCGCAGGTCAGGGCCGACGGAGTCATCACCCGGGAGATCGCCGAGGCGGCCCTCAGCGTGTACGAGGTCGACGGGCGTGGCCTCGACCGGCTCGACCGCGCAGTCCTTGAGGCGCTGCTGAAGCTCTTCGGCGGCGGCCCGGTCGGCCTCTCCACCCTCGCGGTCGCCGTGGGGGAGGAGCGCGAGACCGTCGAGGAGGTCGCCGAACCCTTCCTCGTACGCGAGGGCCTACTGGCCCGTACACCCCGCGGTCGGGTCGCCACTCCGGCGGCCTGGGCGCACCTCGGACTCGTTCCGCCGCAGGCAGCGGGCCCGGAGGGCACCGGGAGCGGCGCGGGAAAGGGACAACAGGGTCTCTTCGGGGCGTGA
- a CDS encoding adenine phosphoribosyltransferase: MTAEAQDVTDLLLSRIRDVPDYPKPGVLFKDITPLLADPEAFTALTDALAGLCSAHGATKIVGLEARGFILAAPVAVRAGLGFIPVRKAGKLPGATLRQAYELEYGTAEIEVHAEDLAAGDRVMVIDDVLATGGTAEASIELIRRAGAEVAGVAVLMELGFLPGRARLEPALNGAPLTALITV; this comes from the coding sequence ATGACCGCCGAGGCCCAGGACGTCACCGACCTCCTGCTCAGCCGCATCCGCGACGTACCGGACTACCCGAAGCCGGGCGTGCTGTTCAAGGACATCACGCCGCTGCTCGCGGACCCGGAGGCGTTCACGGCGCTCACCGACGCCCTCGCCGGGCTGTGCTCCGCGCACGGCGCGACGAAGATCGTCGGCCTGGAGGCGCGCGGCTTCATCCTGGCCGCCCCCGTGGCCGTCCGCGCGGGCCTGGGCTTCATCCCGGTCCGCAAGGCCGGCAAGCTCCCGGGGGCCACGCTCCGCCAGGCGTACGAGCTGGAGTACGGCACCGCCGAGATCGAGGTGCACGCCGAGGACCTGGCGGCGGGCGACCGCGTCATGGTCATCGACGACGTCCTCGCCACCGGTGGCACGGCCGAGGCCTCTATCGAGCTCATCCGCCGGGCCGGCGCCGAGGTCGCGGGAGTCGCGGTCCTCATGGAGCTGGGCTTCCTGCCCGGCCGCGCCCGGCTGGAACCGGCACTGAACGGCGCTCCGCTCACGGCGCTGATCACCGTCTGA
- the secF gene encoding protein translocase subunit SecF, whose amino-acid sequence MSKLGDLGARLHRGEVGYDFIGNRKIWYGLSILITITAIVALAVRGLNMGIEFQGGAVFTTPKSDVSVSQAQDYAEEASGHDAIVQKLGNGSLRIQVGGLDTAQSDKVRTELAKDLNVPEDKIAAELVGPSWGEQIATKAWTGLGVFMILVVIYLAIAFEWRMAVAALVALIHDLTITVGIYSLVGFEVTVGTVIGLLTILGYSLYDTVVVFDSLKEQTKDITKQTRYTYSELANRSINGTLVRSINTTVVALLPVAGLLFIGGGVLGAGMLNDISLSLFVGLAAGAYSSIFIATPLVADLKEREPAIKALKKRIMTKRASAAAKGESAEDADGLSMDAAEAAVVGPRTGRRGRTEERRG is encoded by the coding sequence ATGTCGAAGCTCGGCGATCTCGGCGCCCGGCTCCACCGTGGTGAGGTCGGCTACGACTTCATCGGCAACCGCAAGATCTGGTATGGCCTGTCCATCCTGATCACCATCACCGCCATCGTGGCCCTGGCCGTCCGCGGCCTCAACATGGGCATCGAGTTCCAGGGCGGCGCCGTCTTCACCACCCCGAAGTCGGACGTCTCCGTCAGCCAGGCGCAGGACTACGCGGAAGAGGCCTCCGGCCACGACGCGATCGTCCAGAAGCTCGGCAACGGCTCCCTGCGCATCCAGGTCGGCGGCCTGGACACCGCCCAGTCGGACAAGGTCCGCACGGAGCTCGCCAAGGACCTGAACGTCCCCGAGGACAAGATCGCGGCGGAGCTCGTCGGCCCCAGCTGGGGTGAGCAGATCGCCACCAAGGCCTGGACCGGCCTCGGGGTCTTCATGATCCTCGTGGTGATCTACCTGGCCATCGCCTTCGAGTGGAGAATGGCGGTCGCGGCGCTCGTCGCGCTCATCCACGACCTCACGATCACGGTCGGCATCTACTCGCTGGTCGGTTTCGAGGTCACGGTCGGAACGGTCATCGGTCTCCTGACGATCCTCGGCTACTCGCTGTACGACACGGTCGTCGTCTTCGACTCGCTCAAGGAGCAGACGAAGGACATCACGAAGCAGACCCGCTACACGTACAGCGAGCTGGCCAACCGCTCGATCAACGGCACCCTCGTCCGTTCGATCAACACCACCGTCGTCGCGCTGCTGCCGGTCGCCGGCCTGCTCTTCATCGGTGGTGGCGTCCTCGGCGCCGGCATGCTCAACGACATCTCGCTGTCGCTGTTCGTCGGTCTCGCCGCCGGTGCGTACTCCTCGATCTTCATCGCCACCCCGCTCGTCGCCGACCTCAAGGAACGCGAGCCGGCGATCAAGGCCCTCAAGAAGCGCATCATGACCAAGCGGGCCAGCGCGGCCGCGAAGGGCGAGTCGGCGGAGGACGCGGACGGCCTGTCCATGGACGCGGCCGAGGCCGCCGTCGTCGGTCCCCGGACCGGCCGCCGCGGCCGTACCGAGGAGCGCCGAGGATGA
- a CDS encoding RelA/SpoT family protein, protein MPDEAQSLSAAQPDPKAAKAAPGTGTPQNKPAETGPAPAAPAQPAPEAPAPTRPAPAAPARSGGSSNRVRARLARLGVQRSSPYNPVLEPLLRIVRSNDPKIETATLRQVERAYQVAERWHRGQKRKSGDPYITHPLAVTTILAELGMDPATLMAGLLHDTVEDTEYGLDTLRRDFGDQVALLVDGVTKLDKVKFGEAAQAETVRKMVVAMAKDPRVLVIKLADRLHNMRTMRYLKREKQEKKARETLEIYAPLAHRLGMNTIKWELEDLAFAILYPKMYDEIVRLVAERAPKRDEYLAIVTDEVQADLRAARIKATVTGRPKHYYSVYQKMIVRGRDFAEIYDLVGIRVLVDTVRDCYAALGTVHARWNPVPGRFKDYIAMPKFNMYQSLHTTVIGPNGKPVELQIRTFDMHRRAEYGIAAHWKYKQEAVAGASKVRADVPKKTGKDDHLNDMAWLRQLLDWQKETEDPSEFLESLRFDLSRNEVFVFTPKGDVIALPAGATPVDFSYAVHTEVGHRTIGARVNGRLVPLESTLDNGDLVEVFTSKAAGAGPSRDWLGFVKSPRARNKIRAWFSKERRDEAIEQGKDAIARAMRKQNLPIQRILTGDSLVTLAHEMRYSDISSLYAAIGEGHVTAQSIVQKLVQALGGEEAATEDIDEAAPPTRGRSKRRSSADPGVVVKGVEDVWVKLARCCTPVPGDPIIGFVTRGSGVSVHRSDCVNVESLSREPERILEVEWAPTQSSVFLVAIQVEALDRSRLLSDVTRVLSDQHVNILSAAVQTSRDRVATSRFTFEMGDPKHLGHVLKAVRGVEGVYDVYRVTSARRP, encoded by the coding sequence TTGCCAGACGAGGCCCAGTCACTCTCCGCCGCGCAGCCCGACCCGAAGGCCGCGAAGGCCGCGCCCGGGACCGGCACGCCCCAGAACAAGCCCGCGGAGACCGGGCCCGCGCCAGCCGCGCCCGCGCAGCCGGCCCCCGAGGCGCCCGCCCCCACGCGGCCCGCTCCGGCGGCGCCCGCCCGCTCCGGCGGCTCGTCCAACCGCGTCCGCGCCCGCCTCGCCCGGCTCGGCGTGCAGCGCTCCTCCCCGTACAACCCGGTCCTCGAACCGCTGCTGCGGATCGTCCGCTCCAACGACCCCAAGATCGAGACGGCGACCCTGCGCCAGGTCGAGCGGGCCTACCAGGTCGCCGAGCGCTGGCACCGCGGCCAGAAGCGCAAGAGCGGCGACCCGTACATCACCCACCCGCTCGCCGTGACGACGATCCTCGCCGAGCTCGGCATGGACCCGGCGACGCTGATGGCCGGTCTGCTGCACGACACCGTCGAGGACACCGAGTACGGCCTGGACACCCTGCGACGGGACTTCGGCGACCAGGTCGCCCTCCTCGTCGACGGCGTCACCAAGCTCGACAAGGTCAAGTTCGGCGAGGCCGCACAGGCCGAGACCGTCCGCAAGATGGTCGTCGCCATGGCCAAGGACCCGCGCGTCCTGGTCATCAAGCTCGCCGACCGCCTGCACAACATGCGCACCATGCGCTACCTCAAGCGGGAGAAGCAGGAGAAGAAGGCCCGCGAGACCCTCGAGATCTACGCGCCCCTGGCCCACCGGCTGGGCATGAACACCATCAAGTGGGAGCTGGAGGACCTCGCCTTCGCGATCCTCTACCCCAAGATGTACGACGAGATCGTCCGGCTCGTCGCCGAGCGGGCCCCCAAGCGGGACGAGTACCTCGCCATAGTGACCGACGAGGTCCAGGCCGACCTGCGCGCCGCCCGCATCAAGGCGACCGTCACCGGCCGCCCCAAGCACTACTACAGCGTCTACCAGAAGATGATCGTCCGCGGCCGTGACTTCGCGGAGATCTACGACCTGGTGGGCATCCGTGTCCTCGTCGACACGGTGCGGGACTGCTACGCCGCCCTCGGCACCGTCCACGCGCGATGGAACCCGGTCCCCGGCCGGTTCAAGGACTACATCGCGATGCCGAAGTTCAACATGTACCAGTCGCTGCACACGACGGTCATCGGACCCAACGGCAAGCCGGTCGAGCTCCAGATCCGCACCTTCGACATGCACCGGCGCGCCGAGTACGGCATCGCCGCGCACTGGAAGTACAAGCAGGAGGCCGTCGCCGGCGCCTCCAAGGTCCGCGCCGACGTGCCCAAGAAGACCGGCAAGGACGACCACCTCAACGACATGGCGTGGCTGCGCCAGCTCCTCGACTGGCAGAAGGAGACCGAGGACCCCAGCGAGTTCCTGGAGTCCCTGCGCTTCGACCTCTCCCGCAACGAGGTCTTCGTCTTCACGCCCAAGGGCGATGTCATCGCGCTGCCCGCGGGCGCCACCCCGGTGGACTTCTCGTACGCCGTCCACACCGAGGTCGGCCACCGCACCATAGGAGCGCGGGTCAACGGACGGCTCGTGCCGCTCGAATCGACCCTCGACAACGGCGACCTCGTCGAGGTCTTCACCTCCAAGGCCGCGGGCGCCGGTCCCTCCCGCGACTGGCTGGGCTTCGTCAAGTCCCCCCGCGCCCGCAACAAGATCCGCGCCTGGTTCTCCAAGGAGCGGCGCGACGAGGCCATCGAGCAGGGCAAGGACGCCATCGCACGGGCCATGCGCAAGCAGAACCTGCCGATCCAGCGGATCCTCACCGGCGACTCCCTCGTCACCCTCGCCCACGAGATGCGCTACAGCGACATCTCCTCGCTGTACGCGGCGATCGGCGAAGGCCACGTCACCGCCCAGTCCATCGTGCAGAAGCTCGTCCAGGCGCTCGGCGGCGAGGAGGCCGCCACCGAGGACATCGACGAGGCCGCGCCGCCCACCCGCGGCCGCTCCAAGCGCCGCTCCAGCGCCGACCCCGGCGTCGTCGTCAAGGGCGTCGAGGACGTCTGGGTGAAGCTGGCCCGCTGCTGCACCCCGGTGCCCGGCGACCCGATCATCGGCTTCGTCACCCGGGGCAGCGGCGTATCGGTTCACCGCAGCGACTGCGTCAACGTGGAGTCGCTGTCCCGGGAGCCGGAGCGGATCCTGGAGGTCGAGTGGGCGCCCACCCAGTCCTCCGTCTTCCTGGTCGCCATCCAGGTCGAGGCGCTGGACCGCTCCCGGCTGCTCTCGGACGTCACCCGCGTCCTCTCTGACCAGCACGTCAACATCCTCTCGGCGGCCGTCCAGACCTCCCGCGACCGGGTGGCCACCTCGCGCTTCACCTTCGAGATGGGCGACCCCAAGCACCTGGGCCACGTCCTGAAGGCCGTACGCGGCGTCGAGGGCGTCTACGACGTCTACCGCGTCACCTCGGCCCGCAGGCCGTAG
- a CDS encoding DUF349 domain-containing protein, which yields MSSDPWGRVDETGTVYVRTAEGEKVVGSWQAGTPEEALAYFERKYEGLVVEIGLLEKRVRTTDLSAKDATAAIEHIRQQIDEHHAVGDLAALATRLDKLVETVDSRREERKAQKAKQTDEARAAKEKLVTEAEELAQSEQWRSAGERLRALVDTWKGLPRLDRKSDDELWHRFSHARSAFSKRRKAHFASLDAQREDARKAKERLVAEAESLSNSTDWGTTAARYRDLMAEWKAAGRAQREHEDDLWNRFRGAQDVFFAARGEVFAERDAEQTENLKLKEELATEAEKLLPVSDLKAARAAFRSLNERWEAIGHVPRDARPKVEGRMHTVERAIQEAEEAEWRRTNPEARARAAGLTGQLQDAVEKLRKQIDAARAAGNDAKADKLARELEGRQALLDQALKGLEEFGG from the coding sequence GTGAGCAGCGACCCGTGGGGCCGCGTCGACGAGACGGGCACCGTGTACGTGCGGACGGCCGAGGGTGAGAAGGTCGTCGGATCGTGGCAGGCCGGCACCCCTGAGGAGGCCCTGGCCTACTTCGAGCGCAAGTACGAGGGCTTGGTTGTCGAGATCGGCCTCCTCGAGAAGCGGGTGAGGACCACCGACCTCTCGGCGAAGGACGCCACCGCGGCGATCGAGCACATCCGCCAGCAGATCGACGAGCACCACGCCGTCGGTGACCTGGCCGCGCTCGCGACCCGCCTCGACAAGCTGGTCGAGACGGTGGACTCGCGCCGTGAGGAGCGCAAGGCGCAGAAGGCCAAGCAGACCGACGAGGCCCGCGCCGCCAAGGAGAAGCTCGTCACGGAGGCCGAGGAGCTGGCCCAGAGCGAGCAGTGGCGTTCCGCGGGCGAGCGCCTGCGGGCGCTCGTGGACACCTGGAAGGGCCTGCCCCGGCTCGACCGGAAGTCGGACGACGAGCTGTGGCACCGCTTCTCGCACGCCCGTTCGGCGTTCTCGAAGCGGCGCAAGGCCCACTTCGCCTCGCTGGACGCCCAGCGGGAGGACGCCCGCAAGGCGAAGGAGCGCCTGGTCGCCGAGGCGGAGTCGCTGTCGAACTCCACCGACTGGGGCACCACGGCGGCCCGCTACCGCGATCTGATGGCGGAGTGGAAGGCGGCCGGCCGCGCCCAGCGCGAGCACGAGGACGACCTGTGGAACCGCTTCCGCGGCGCCCAGGACGTCTTCTTCGCGGCGCGCGGCGAGGTGTTCGCCGAGCGGGACGCGGAGCAGACCGAGAACCTCAAGCTGAAGGAGGAGCTCGCGACCGAGGCCGAGAAGCTGCTGCCGGTGTCGGACCTGAAGGCGGCCCGCGCGGCCTTCCGTTCCCTCAACGAGCGGTGGGAGGCCATCGGGCACGTGCCGCGTGACGCCCGTCCCAAGGTCGAGGGCCGGATGCACACGGTGGAGCGGGCGATCCAGGAGGCCGAGGAGGCCGAGTGGCGCCGGACGAACCCGGAGGCACGCGCGCGTGCCGCGGGTCTGACCGGTCAGCTGCAGGACGCGGTCGAGAAGCTGCGCAAGCAGATCGACGCGGCCCGTGCCGCCGGGAACGACGCCAAGGCCGACAAGCTCGCCCGCGAGCTCGAGGGCCGTCAGGCGCTGCTCGACCAGGCTCTGAAGGGCCTGGAGGAGTTCGGCGGCTGA